One genomic segment of Streptococcus salivarius includes these proteins:
- a CDS encoding ABC transporter ATP-binding protein gives MKTQAIEVTNLAKSFELSKGKTVQILNGLSLSANYGEFISILGVSGSGKSTLLKCMSGLLQPSQGKVEIQGLDPYQTSPNKLAKLRRESLAFIFQSYNLVPALPIIENIALPLRLSGKKVNNQEILELLEKLQFKADSKAFPSTLSGGEQQKIAIARAILADSQIIFADEPTGALDSTSRQIVFDILRTLANQGKCILMVTHDIELASKTDRALILKDGLISQEIIKPKSEELTKALGIETDVRER, from the coding sequence ATGAAAACACAGGCAATCGAAGTAACAAACCTTGCTAAGTCGTTTGAATTAAGCAAGGGTAAGACTGTTCAGATTTTAAACGGTCTCAGTTTATCAGCTAACTATGGTGAATTTATATCTATATTAGGTGTCAGTGGTTCTGGAAAATCAACACTATTAAAATGTATGTCAGGTCTATTGCAACCAAGTCAAGGAAAGGTTGAGATTCAAGGTTTAGATCCCTATCAAACTAGTCCTAATAAACTTGCTAAACTAAGACGTGAGTCCTTAGCGTTTATCTTCCAATCCTATAATTTGGTACCTGCACTACCTATTATTGAAAATATCGCCTTACCTTTAAGATTATCAGGCAAAAAGGTCAACAACCAAGAGATACTTGAATTACTGGAAAAATTGCAATTCAAGGCAGATAGCAAAGCCTTCCCTTCAACCTTATCTGGTGGTGAACAACAAAAAATAGCTATTGCACGAGCTATTTTAGCAGATAGTCAGATTATTTTTGCAGATGAGCCTACTGGTGCGCTTGATAGTACCTCTCGTCAAATTGTTTTTGATATTTTAAGAACACTAGCTAATCAGGGGAAATGTATCCTCATGGTTACTCACGATATTGAGCTAGCTTCAAAAACTGACCGAGCACTCATCCTTAAGGATGGTTTGATTTCCCAAGAAATTATAAAACCTAAGTCTGAAGAATTAACTAAGGCTTTAGGTATAGAGACTGATGTAAGGGAGAGATAA
- a CDS encoding IS30-like element IS1139 family transposase: protein MSTNYSTTNQSYKHLSEAERGEIEAYLSVGLKPAEIARRLGRNRSTITREINRGSITQVKKVNGQKVYYQHYYADAAHNRYRHAREASYYLKLDSVSDDFLRAFTEAMREKPRVHSVDTFVHTYRLQHVDAVVPSTKTLYNYIHQGLLEIKVIDLPRAVRIRKKFTKRPSTKKHLGKSIEERPEEINNRSRFGDWEIDSVLGGKTIGEPSILTLVERQTRYAVTKKLVEKKAEYVNQAVLECMKLYPIKSITADNGNEFSSLSKIEGLDVYFAHAYSSYERGTNENFNGLLREFIPKGCSLKELNQNLLEDYTKAINERPRRIHGYQSAKKLFELTQTA from the coding sequence ATGTCCACTAATTATTCTACCACAAATCAATCATACAAGCACTTATCTGAAGCTGAGCGAGGGGAAATTGAAGCTTATTTAAGCGTAGGACTCAAACCTGCTGAGATTGCTCGTAGACTAGGGAGAAATCGCTCTACTATTACTCGTGAAATTAATCGTGGTTCCATAACACAAGTGAAAAAAGTAAATGGGCAAAAGGTCTATTACCAACACTATTATGCAGATGCTGCTCATAACCGTTATCGTCATGCTAGAGAAGCCAGCTATTATTTGAAACTGGATTCCGTATCGGATGACTTTCTGAGAGCATTTACAGAAGCAATGAGAGAGAAACCAAGGGTGCATAGCGTGGATACCTTTGTTCATACCTATAGACTCCAACATGTAGATGCAGTTGTTCCTTCAACCAAGACGCTCTATAACTATATCCATCAAGGATTGTTAGAGATTAAGGTCATTGATTTGCCAAGAGCAGTGCGGATCCGTAAGAAATTTACCAAGCGCCCCTCTACCAAGAAACATCTAGGAAAGTCAATTGAAGAAAGGCCAGAAGAAATCAATAATCGTTCCCGTTTTGGAGATTGGGAAATCGATTCTGTTCTGGGTGGAAAGACAATAGGAGAACCTTCTATTCTAACCTTGGTAGAACGACAAACACGCTATGCTGTCACAAAGAAACTCGTGGAAAAGAAAGCAGAGTATGTCAATCAAGCAGTCTTAGAGTGTATGAAACTTTATCCCATTAAGTCCATAACTGCAGATAATGGAAACGAATTTTCATCATTGAGTAAGATAGAGGGATTAGATGTTTATTTTGCACATGCCTATTCATCTTATGAACGAGGTACAAATGAGAATTTCAATGGACTACTAAGAGAGTTCATTCCGAAGGGGTGTTCGTTAAAAGAACTAAATCAGAATCTTTTAGAGGACTATACAAAGGCTATCAATGAAAGACCTAGACGAATTCATGGCTATCAGTCCGCAAAAAAGCTGTTTGAGCTAACTCAAACAGCTTGA
- a CDS encoding FtsX-like permease family protein: MLKLIYYQWRYSWKEWTATVPVFFMASLISGISLSGDFNIIANKDVLLSVQTDPSPVFLMPIFFGGLTLFLIISSLIASLLNYFKSDYQLWEILGANRWQLSILVAGQISLMAFISSIPGALIATPISRYYYYYLQKYFGKGMMPDLNFGSQPLALLATVALISSLAFVSGYFYTSKLLKQKVERKTFKFWIIVKKAVPWAILVALYASLLFMFYHSEPLLGTGSLLYLMLVNVFAIYALSPYLQIGIIKLLSPVLLSHRYAPILAKWQILSQKSYLKAINASVVAGITLVGSFQLLSQNIFSFFQEDGELELLVSFIAFFLAPVLLILANVVSMTLLSVRQEAKEQEQLATLGVSPAQLLHTKLWESLIITGLAFFISLVINLAMIGLMNHSLRLLKMGMTNWTGLFLPAIILSTLLFLLTFITKVSHIKKQTF; this comes from the coding sequence ATGTTAAAACTCATTTATTACCAATGGAGATATAGTTGGAAAGAATGGACCGCAACTGTACCTGTCTTTTTTATGGCAAGTCTCATTTCAGGGATATCCCTTTCAGGCGACTTTAATATTATAGCAAACAAGGACGTACTACTCAGTGTTCAAACAGACCCAAGCCCAGTATTCCTTATGCCCATTTTCTTTGGCGGGCTAACTCTTTTTCTTATTATTTCCAGTCTCATTGCTAGTCTTTTAAATTATTTCAAATCGGATTATCAACTTTGGGAAATTTTAGGTGCTAACCGCTGGCAGTTGTCAATTTTAGTTGCTGGACAAATTAGTTTAATGGCATTTATTTCCAGTATACCTGGTGCTCTCATTGCAACACCGATAAGCCGTTACTACTATTATTATTTACAGAAGTATTTTGGCAAAGGTATGATGCCAGATTTAAACTTTGGTTCTCAACCGTTGGCACTGCTTGCTACCGTAGCTTTAATTTCAAGTCTCGCTTTTGTTAGTGGGTACTTCTATACCAGTAAACTCCTTAAACAGAAAGTCGAACGAAAAACTTTTAAATTTTGGATAATTGTTAAGAAAGCAGTCCCATGGGCTATTTTAGTTGCCCTATATGCTTCCCTTTTATTTATGTTTTATCATTCAGAACCACTATTGGGTACTGGTTCCTTGCTTTATCTCATGCTAGTCAATGTTTTTGCTATCTATGCTCTATCTCCCTATCTTCAAATTGGTATTATCAAACTTTTATCACCCGTACTACTTAGCCACAGGTATGCCCCAATCCTTGCAAAATGGCAAATTCTAAGTCAAAAATCTTACCTTAAAGCCATTAATGCTTCGGTTGTTGCTGGAATTACATTGGTTGGGAGTTTTCAACTACTCTCGCAAAATATCTTTTCTTTCTTTCAAGAAGACGGTGAATTAGAATTATTAGTTTCCTTTATTGCCTTTTTCCTAGCTCCTGTACTATTAATATTAGCAAACGTAGTCTCCATGACATTATTGTCTGTCCGCCAGGAGGCCAAAGAGCAGGAACAGTTAGCCACATTAGGAGTTTCCCCTGCTCAACTGTTGCATACAAAACTTTGGGAAAGTCTTATTATAACGGGACTAGCGTTCTTTATTTCCCTAGTGATTAACCTTGCAATGATTGGTCTGATGAACCATTCACTCAGATTGTTGAAAATGGGAATGACTAATTGGACAGGTCTTTTCCTTCCAGCTATCATCCTATCTACACTACTCTTTCTTTTGACTTTCATCACTAAAGTAAGCCATATTAAGAAACAAACATTTTAA
- a CDS encoding tyrosine-type recombinase/integrase — MRDNGSRVLIISSWRPDPNKAGNVLVKFAMRFTHPITKKSHKKYLSTGASKGWFTTKARPSKKTSSGKERLLVSDIKNSQLITQVTQELNKLVDDYIAEVTGVTPKKAKRILTLEEIAKPFDEDGNLYGKAFRAWHERVKPANNTLKTRVTIYNRYIEPNFDTRISITKFASMTDEIQNLINVSSMHMARNLHIYLKMIFDWSVENGQITLTQDPITNNKVKRRVLTKSEEQNKKREDIAEKYLEASEVNYVLRLIESWTDRSDNQLIADVLRMIFLTGMRPSEVLGLNEDMLDFEGKWIKVHWQRASKNKSDEVMEALNLDEKERYRADLKTKESVRTIPMSSEVEKILRHYIDRNKFQAQFNPTYQDLGYLFTRTYIRAGNRQGSPLYHNELSQFLRGGSSQSVKYNKKAGKSYKDIDNFLDFGRPIHVIPHMFRHSFISIMASEGIDLPTIREFVGHSEDSKEIERVYLHVIKKQKDTMRGAVEKLEKLIE; from the coding sequence ATGAGAGATAATGGTTCAAGAGTACTCATCATCAGTTCTTGGCGACCAGACCCTAATAAGGCGGGTAACGTCTTAGTGAAATTCGCTATGCGATTTACCCACCCTATTACTAAAAAATCTCACAAGAAATACCTTTCTACAGGTGCTAGTAAAGGGTGGTTTACTACTAAGGCAAGACCAAGTAAGAAAACATCATCTGGGAAAGAGCGTCTCTTGGTCAGTGATATAAAAAACTCGCAACTGATTACACAGGTCACGCAAGAACTAAATAAGTTAGTTGATGACTATATTGCTGAGGTAACAGGCGTAACACCCAAGAAAGCAAAGAGGATTTTAACCCTAGAAGAAATCGCCAAGCCCTTTGATGAAGATGGAAATCTTTATGGTAAAGCCTTTAGAGCATGGCATGAGAGGGTCAAGCCAGCCAATAATACCCTTAAAACAAGAGTTACTATCTACAACCGTTATATTGAGCCTAACTTTGATACAAGAATATCTATCACAAAATTTGCCTCTATGACAGATGAAATTCAAAATCTTATCAATGTTTCTTCTATGCACATGGCAAGAAACCTGCATATCTACCTTAAGATGATTTTTGACTGGTCAGTGGAAAATGGACAAATTACTCTTACACAAGACCCGATTACTAATAACAAGGTTAAAAGGCGAGTTCTGACAAAGAGTGAGGAGCAGAATAAGAAACGTGAAGACATTGCGGAAAAATACTTAGAAGCAAGCGAAGTTAACTATGTTCTCCGCCTGATAGAAAGCTGGACAGATAGGTCTGATAATCAACTTATTGCAGACGTGTTGAGAATGATTTTCCTAACAGGCATGAGACCAAGTGAGGTTTTGGGTTTGAATGAAGATATGCTTGATTTTGAGGGAAAGTGGATAAAGGTTCATTGGCAGAGGGCAAGTAAAAATAAATCAGATGAGGTTATGGAAGCTCTTAATCTTGATGAAAAGGAACGTTACCGAGCAGACCTTAAGACTAAGGAAAGTGTCCGTACGATTCCAATGAGTTCTGAGGTAGAGAAAATCTTGCGACACTACATTGACAGAAATAAGTTTCAAGCTCAATTCAATCCGACTTACCAAGACTTGGGCTATCTCTTTACTAGAACCTATATCAGGGCAGGTAATAGGCAAGGTTCTCCGCTTTATCACAACGAGCTATCACAATTCCTGAGAGGTGGTTCTAGTCAGTCAGTAAAGTATAATAAGAAGGCAGGTAAGTCCTATAAGGATATTGATAATTTCCTAGACTTTGGGAGACCGATTCATGTCATTCCTCATATGTTTCGTCATAGCTTTATTTCCATTATGGCAAGTGAAGGCATTGATCTCCCAACCATTCGAGAATTTGTCGGACACTCGGAGGATTCTAAGGAGATTGAACGTGTCTATCTCCACGTGATTAAGAAACAAAAAGACACCATGAGAGGAGCGGTTGAAAAGCTAGAGAAGTTGATTGAGTAA
- the rpmG gene encoding 50S ribosomal protein L33: MRVNITLEHKESGERLYLTSKNKRNTPDRLQLKKYSPKLRKHVIFTEVK; the protein is encoded by the coding sequence ATGCGCGTAAATATTACACTTGAACACAAAGAATCTGGTGAACGCTTGTACCTTACTTCAAAAAACAAACGTAACACTCCAGACCGTCTTCAATTGAAAAAATACTCACCAAAATTGCGTAAACACGTAATCTTTACTGAGGTAAAATAA
- a CDS encoding ATP-binding protein: MDELKLQELMRLDESELLEFKSNKIEPEKLGKYISALANSSAMLNKQFSYLIWGISDEKKIIGTNFFPYEEKINGGEPLISWLERNLDPRISIQFQEFEVESLKVVALIIHMTVGRPVAFKGTRYIRSGSSLKNLAEFPEKERLLWKSFEARTFEKEFALTNCSTDDLISLLDCETYRKMLNYPPESSYDELLQHMIDDNIIEQSGSGFNITNMGAYTFAKNLSNFEKLKSHAIRVIRYDGNNKFYAKEDITAGKGVAVGFEGLLNYIRMRLPLTTEIYDKNGQRIERTDYPDIVIREIVANQIVHQDFSISGTNPMIEIYDNRIEFTNPGVPINEPDRLLDLPPISRNEDLANLFRKMHLVESRGSGIDKIIITLESENLPAPDISAKGDNTSVTIFKRKNISEMNDKERVNAIFYHASILYVENDYMTNKTVRDRFGLTSKQSALATKIISSAVKSGKVKPYDENAGNKFMQYIPYYAQGYNE, translated from the coding sequence ATGGACGAGTTAAAATTACAAGAATTAATGAGACTTGATGAATCTGAATTGCTAGAATTTAAAAGTAATAAGATTGAACCTGAAAAGTTAGGTAAATATATATCAGCTTTGGCTAATTCATCTGCAATGCTCAACAAACAATTTTCTTATCTTATTTGGGGTATTTCTGATGAAAAAAAAATAATAGGTACTAACTTTTTCCCATATGAAGAAAAAATAAATGGAGGTGAGCCTCTAATATCTTGGTTAGAGAGAAACTTAGACCCTAGAATTTCAATTCAATTTCAAGAATTTGAGGTCGAAAGTTTAAAAGTTGTTGCCTTGATTATTCATATGACTGTTGGAAGACCCGTTGCTTTTAAGGGGACTAGATATATTCGTAGTGGCTCATCATTAAAAAATCTGGCTGAATTTCCAGAGAAGGAACGATTATTGTGGAAATCTTTTGAAGCACGTACTTTTGAAAAAGAATTTGCACTAACCAACTGCTCTACCGATGATTTAATTTCACTTCTAGACTGCGAAACATACAGAAAAATGTTAAATTATCCTCCTGAATCTAGCTACGATGAATTATTGCAACACATGATTGACGATAACATTATTGAACAATCAGGTAGTGGCTTCAATATAACCAACATGGGAGCCTATACATTTGCTAAGAATCTCTCTAATTTTGAAAAACTAAAGTCACATGCCATAAGAGTTATCCGCTACGACGGAAATAATAAGTTCTATGCCAAAGAAGATATCACCGCAGGAAAAGGTGTTGCTGTCGGTTTTGAGGGATTACTTAATTATATTAGAATGAGACTCCCTTTAACTACTGAAATTTATGATAAAAATGGCCAAAGAATTGAGAGAACAGACTATCCTGATATCGTAATTAGAGAGATTGTTGCTAATCAAATAGTACACCAAGACTTTTCTATATCTGGGACGAATCCGATGATTGAAATTTACGATAATCGTATAGAGTTTACAAATCCTGGTGTTCCTATCAATGAACCCGATAGATTACTTGACCTCCCGCCTATTTCTCGTAATGAAGATTTAGCAAATCTTTTTCGAAAAATGCACCTTGTTGAATCTCGTGGCAGTGGAATTGATAAAATCATCATTACTCTAGAAAGTGAGAATCTTCCTGCACCCGACATTTCAGCCAAGGGGGATAATACTTCCGTTACTATTTTCAAGAGAAAAAATATTAGCGAGATGAACGATAAAGAAAGAGTTAATGCAATATTCTATCATGCATCTATTCTGTATGTAGAAAATGACTACATGACGAATAAAACAGTTCGTGACCGCTTTGGGTTGACTTCAAAGCAATCAGCATTAGCTACAAAAATTATCTCTTCAGCAGTCAAAAGCGGAAAAGTTAAACCATATGATGAAAATGCAGGGAACAAATTCATGCAGTATATTCCTTACTATGCTCAGGGATATAATGAGTAG
- a CDS encoding CadD family cadmium resistance transporter: MIQNIVTSIILYSGTAVDLLIILMLFFAKRKSRKDIINIYLGQFLGSVSLIFLSLLFAFVLNYIPSKEILGLLGLIPIFLGLKVLLLGDSDGEAIAKDGLRKDNKNLIFLVAMITFASCGADNIGVFVPYFTTLNLANLIVTLLTFLVMIYLLVFSAQKLAQVPSVGETLEKYSRWFIAVVYLGLGMYILIENNSFDMLWAVLG; the protein is encoded by the coding sequence ATGATTCAAAATATTGTTACTTCAATAATCCTGTATTCTGGGACAGCCGTAGACTTACTTATTATCCTAATGTTATTTTTTGCCAAAAGAAAAAGCAGAAAGGACATCATTAACATCTATTTAGGACAATTTCTAGGCTCTGTTAGTCTAATATTCCTAAGTTTGCTTTTTGCATTTGTCTTAAATTATATTCCTAGTAAAGAGATTTTAGGTTTACTCGGTTTGATTCCAATTTTCCTAGGCCTCAAAGTTTTGCTTTTAGGAGATTCTGATGGAGAAGCTATTGCAAAAGATGGTTTGCGAAAAGACAACAAAAACCTGATTTTTCTAGTCGCTATGATTACTTTTGCAAGTTGTGGCGCTGACAATATTGGTGTCTTTGTCCCATATTTTACCACCTTAAATTTAGCGAATTTGATAGTGACTTTACTTACTTTTCTAGTCATGATTTATCTCTTGGTTTTTTCTGCCCAAAAATTGGCACAAGTCCCTTCTGTTGGAGAAACTTTGGAAAAATATAGCAGATGGTTTATTGCCGTTGTCTATTTAGGATTGGGGATGTATATCCTGATTGAAAACAACAGCTTTGACATGCTATGGGCTGTGTTAGGCTAG
- a CDS encoding PTS transporter subunit EIIC: MNYKEIGQKILEAVGGKENVQNLTHCATRLRFTLADDSKADDEAVQAIDGVVSLAKSGGQYQVVVGSDVPNVYRALEGLLDLDEVSKESSEKQDRTPLQSFLALISGIFTPILPVITAAGMIKAVLSLLVVFKVVAVDDVNYQVLNFIGDAGFYFLPVFLGASAARQFKTNAQLGMLIGAILLHPTFTQIVTTAKESGHGVSFFSIPLTLTSYSSTVIPVILAVWFMSYVERFAIKISPKAVKFFLVPMITTLITAIVTLLILGPIGAVIGNWLGDFFKWLENFGPWVVPTIVGATFPLMVTTGTHYGLVSIGINNRMTIGYDTIAQPGALASNVAQGGAALAIALKTKDTNKKALASSAGITAICGITEPALYGVTLQNKAALIGSIVAGGVGGFFLGILGARNFAGGSPGILTIAAYIGEDTLKYFYTAIAGLVISVVVSFIVTFILYKED; encoded by the coding sequence ATGAATTATAAAGAAATAGGGCAGAAAATTTTAGAAGCTGTAGGAGGAAAGGAGAACGTTCAGAATCTAACCCATTGTGCGACACGTTTACGTTTTACCTTAGCAGATGATTCTAAAGCTGATGATGAGGCTGTTCAAGCTATCGATGGTGTGGTGAGTTTGGCTAAGAGTGGTGGCCAGTATCAAGTTGTTGTTGGGAGTGATGTACCAAATGTATACCGCGCTTTAGAAGGTTTATTGGATCTAGATGAAGTATCTAAGGAATCATCGGAAAAACAAGATAGAACTCCTCTTCAAAGCTTTTTAGCTCTTATTTCTGGGATTTTCACCCCAATCTTACCAGTAATTACAGCAGCAGGGATGATCAAGGCCGTTTTGTCCCTTTTGGTTGTCTTTAAGGTAGTAGCTGTAGATGATGTTAACTATCAAGTTCTTAATTTTATTGGCGATGCTGGATTTTATTTCTTACCTGTATTTTTAGGTGCCTCAGCAGCTCGACAGTTTAAGACGAATGCTCAATTGGGGATGTTGATTGGTGCTATTTTATTACACCCAACTTTTACTCAGATTGTGACAACTGCCAAGGAATCAGGTCATGGCGTCTCTTTCTTTAGTATTCCTCTTACATTAACTTCTTACTCATCAACGGTTATCCCTGTTATTTTGGCAGTTTGGTTTATGAGTTACGTGGAGCGCTTTGCGATTAAAATTTCACCAAAGGCTGTAAAGTTTTTCTTGGTTCCTATGATTACGACATTAATTACTGCAATCGTAACACTTTTGATTTTAGGTCCAATTGGTGCTGTCATAGGTAACTGGTTGGGGGATTTCTTTAAGTGGTTGGAAAACTTTGGCCCATGGGTTGTTCCAACAATTGTAGGGGCAACCTTCCCGTTAATGGTTACAACAGGAACTCACTATGGCTTAGTATCCATTGGAATCAATAACCGTATGACTATTGGTTATGATACGATTGCACAGCCAGGTGCTTTGGCTTCAAATGTGGCTCAGGGTGGAGCAGCTCTTGCTATTGCTTTAAAAACTAAGGATACCAATAAAAAAGCTCTAGCTTCATCTGCTGGGATTACTGCGATTTGTGGGATTACGGAACCGGCTCTTTATGGGGTAACTTTGCAAAATAAAGCAGCCCTTATAGGATCTATTGTTGCAGGGGGAGTAGGTGGCTTCTTCCTTGGTATTTTAGGTGCGAGAAATTTTGCGGGTGGTTCCCCGGGTATCTTGACGATTGCTGCGTATATTGGTGAAGATACACTTAAATATTTTTACACAGCTATTGCAGGTCTTGTAATTTCTGTTGTGGTATCTTTCATTGTGACCTTCATTCTTTATAAGGAAGATTAA
- the cadX gene encoding Cd(II)/Zn(II)-sensing metalloregulatory transcriptional regulator CadX, whose product MKKDSICQVDVINQQNVTTATNYLEKEKVQKSLRILSKFTDNKQINIIFYLLAVEELCVCDIACLLNLSMASASHHLRKLANQNILDTRREGKIIYYFIKDEEIRDFFNQLG is encoded by the coding sequence ATGAAAAAAGATAGTATCTGTCAAGTGGATGTTATAAATCAACAAAATGTTACAACCGCAACGAACTACCTTGAAAAGGAAAAAGTCCAAAAATCACTTCGCATTTTATCAAAATTTACCGATAATAAACAGATAAATATCATCTTTTATCTCCTTGCCGTCGAAGAACTCTGTGTCTGCGATATAGCCTGTTTATTAAATCTCAGTATGGCATCTGCCTCCCACCATCTTCGTAAACTAGCCAATCAAAACATCTTGGACACTAGAAGAGAGGGGAAAATTATATATTATTTTATAAAAGATGAGGAAATCAGAGATTTTTTTAATCAACTAGGATAA
- the rpmF gene encoding 50S ribosomal protein L32 yields the protein MAVPARHTSKAKKNKRRTHYKLTAPSVQFDETTGDYSRSHRVSLKGYYKGRKIAKANAAK from the coding sequence ATGGCAGTACCTGCACGTCACACTTCAAAAGCGAAGAAAAACAAACGTCGTACACACTACAAATTGACTGCTCCATCAGTACAATTTGACGAAACAACTGGAGATTACTCACGTTCACACCGTGTATCACTTAAAGGATACTACAAAGGACGTAAAATCGCTAAAGCTAACGCAGCTAAATAA
- a CDS encoding replication initiation factor domain-containing protein — protein MDNSVMLDYLAVTIKGLAPDDVIEKILILPKDKFVLNEWGINKYQRHYAFSEIKVYFNKDWESKMGVFIELRGQGCRQYEEYLESNVNNWVALMKRIFEYHSNVTRLDIANDIFDDSLSVPLIYSYCKRQLCISTAKTFDYHEKSILENGEKVGEMVTIGVRGTQQWCIYNKLLEKKLDKDLPETPSSWTRAELRCWQEKANLLAKQIKDGRPLKEIYFEAINGHYRFVSPRDKDSNRWRRKNVKWWNDYLETKEKTVLSVKRTKPTLKQSELWTEKQVSRTLGKLYVAKAESHGQEKADNYIQHLLELGISKLTKVDETDIQQYKQEQLSSAYWGIRKDDL, from the coding sequence ATGGATAACTCAGTGATGTTAGACTATTTAGCTGTAACGATTAAAGGTTTAGCCCCAGATGATGTCATTGAGAAAATCCTCATTCTTCCTAAAGACAAGTTTGTCCTCAATGAATGGGGTATAAACAAGTACCAACGGCATTATGCTTTCTCAGAGATAAAGGTTTATTTCAATAAGGATTGGGAATCGAAAATGGGGGTCTTTATCGAACTGAGAGGGCAGGGGTGCCGTCAATATGAAGAATACTTGGAAAGCAATGTCAATAATTGGGTAGCATTAATGAAGCGTATTTTTGAATATCATAGTAACGTCACAAGGCTAGATATCGCCAATGATATCTTTGACGACAGCCTATCCGTCCCACTTATTTACAGTTACTGTAAAAGGCAACTCTGCATATCAACTGCTAAAACCTTTGATTACCATGAAAAGAGTATTCTTGAAAATGGTGAAAAGGTTGGTGAGATGGTAACGATTGGTGTTAGAGGTACTCAGCAATGGTGTATCTATAACAAGCTGTTAGAGAAAAAACTAGACAAAGATTTACCAGAAACGCCATCATCATGGACAAGAGCAGAGCTTAGATGTTGGCAAGAAAAGGCAAATTTATTAGCTAAACAGATAAAAGATGGGCGACCGCTCAAAGAGATTTACTTTGAGGCAATTAACGGACATTATCGTTTTGTCAGTCCGAGAGACAAGGATTCTAACCGTTGGCGAAGAAAAAATGTAAAGTGGTGGAATGACTACCTAGAGACAAAAGAAAAGACTGTCTTGAGTGTTAAGCGAACGAAGCCAACTCTAAAACAGTCTGAGCTATGGACAGAAAAACAAGTCTCACGAACACTCGGGAAACTCTATGTGGCAAAAGCAGAATCACATGGACAAGAAAAGGCAGATAATTATATTCAGCACCTACTTGAGCTTGGTATATCTAAGCTAACGAAAGTAGACGAAACAGACATTCAGCAATACAAACAAGAGCAATTAAGCTCAGCCTATTGGGGCATAAGAAAAGACGACTTGTGA
- a CDS encoding helix-turn-helix domain-containing protein — MFEILKPDKKSVGRRLRQVKDELNLSFTDFGNRLGLKKSTINAYVRGDNLAPLEVLEKVSKIYGKPVGWFYYGELEEYIELYLRKLGYGKFLDEYPETPLKIKNELFRIKTDPIQLVTTNGGVSIGTFENPDWENDFGYPSEGYLDDIFFEMLYDTLKNSIRQEAQNYLSQQRGLDDTKVKELSDYFANQIYTSYDFIGNLENLTKDKIKQEVKKGYERLLKDSPQVGVEVSYDSNYLLGFLINTLADSQTTRQLLSDISQATVGMPFSQFYEGHELVDIIQSIRPRLIELYHNTTVDDWTDWAEK; from the coding sequence ATGTTTGAAATACTTAAACCTGATAAAAAGTCTGTGGGACGAAGACTTAGACAAGTCAAGGATGAATTGAATTTATCCTTTACAGATTTTGGAAATCGTCTAGGACTCAAAAAATCAACCATTAATGCATATGTTAGAGGAGATAACTTAGCTCCTCTTGAAGTTTTAGAGAAAGTGTCAAAAATCTATGGGAAACCTGTAGGTTGGTTTTACTATGGAGAATTAGAAGAATACATTGAACTTTATCTTAGAAAACTCGGTTATGGTAAATTTCTAGACGAATATCCTGAAACCCCATTAAAGATAAAAAATGAGCTTTTTAGGATTAAAACAGATCCAATACAATTAGTCACAACTAACGGAGGGGTAAGCATTGGAACATTTGAAAATCCTGACTGGGAAAATGATTTTGGTTACCCAAGTGAAGGCTACTTAGACGACATCTTCTTTGAAATGCTCTATGACACGCTAAAAAATTCAATTAGACAGGAAGCTCAGAACTATCTAAGTCAGCAAAGGGGACTTGATGATACTAAAGTCAAAGAACTTTCTGATTACTTTGCCAATCAAATCTATACTTCATATGATTTTATCGGAAATCTAGAAAATCTTACCAAAGATAAAATCAAACAAGAAGTTAAAAAAGGCTATGAACGCCTACTTAAAGATTCACCTCAAGTAGGCGTAGAAGTTAGCTATGATTCCAATTACTTACTTGGTTTTCTGATAAATACACTTGCGGATAGCCAAACAACAAGACAGCTACTTTCAGATATATCCCAAGCAACAGTTGGTATGCCTTTTTCACAATTTTATGAAGGTCATGAATTAGTCGATATTATCCAATCTATCAGACCTCGACTGATAGAACTTTACCATAATACAACCGTTGATGATTGGACTGACTGGGCGGAGAAATAG